In Stigmatopora nigra isolate UIUO_SnigA chromosome 2, RoL_Snig_1.1, whole genome shotgun sequence, a single window of DNA contains:
- the LOC144193445 gene encoding serine/threonine-protein kinase Nek2-like yields the protein MGSHGKCQKIRRKSDGRVVVWEEFCYATLTDSETHTLMSEVKFLKNLKHPNILRCYDYIIDSINSKLYIVMEDCMSGNLASYIASSIRERLYLDEQLIVKIITQLTSALEKFHRTSERRFNFFHPNLKPDNIYLDSEQNVKLGKPSYSPLLHQYEKCSIWSLGCLLYELCTLCRFVPGPQQKVLTQNLTTGTFLNSFPEQYSNELSILLHNMLNLTDHLRPSLESLLKSKLLAKAVSKEAKKEHQRRVAQVKMNKKVRFARKNKENLPPGDPRIVALQNIAKKYQTNSQHERQVEKDWNVTCLRL from the exons ATGGGTTCCCATGGAAAATGTCAGAAGATACGACGAAAATCTGATGGAAGA GTTGTGGTGTGGGAAGAGTTTTGTTATGCTACTTTGACGGACAGCGAGACACACACGTTGATGTCCGAAGTGAAATTCCTGAAGAACCTCAAGCACCCAAACATTTTGAGATGTTACGACTACATCATTGATAGCATTAACAGCAAGTTGTACATTGTTATGGAGGATTGTATGAGTGGAAACCTGGCCAGTTATATTGCTTCTTCAATAAGAGAAAG ACTTTATCTGGATGAACAGTTGATCGTGAAAATCATCACCCAGCTTACTTCAGCCCTCGAAAAGTTTCATAGGACTAGTGAAAGAAGGTTCAACTTCTTCCATCCCAATTTAAAACCAGATAACATTTACCTGGACAGTGAGCAGAATGTGAAGCTTGGAAAGCCCTCCTACTCACCATTG TTGCACCAATACGAAAAATGCAGCATATGGTCATTGGGCTGTTTGCTGTACGAACTATGTACTCTTTG CCGCTTTGTTCCTGGCCCACAACAAAAGGTACTGACACAGAACTTGACAACAGGGACTTTCCTAAACAGTTTCCCTGAACAGTACTCCAACGAACTAAGCATATTGCTTCACAACATGCTCAACTTGACA GACCACCTGAGACCATCATTGGAATCCCTCCTCAAAAGCAAGCTGCTGGCTAAAGCAGTCAGTAAAGAAGCAAAGAAGGAGCATCAGAGACGTGTAGCGcaagttaaaatgaataagaaagtGCGATTTGCTCGCAAAAATAAGGAAAACCTTCCACCTGGTGATCCTCGAATTGTGGCACTTCAGAACATTGCTAAAAAATATCAGACAAACAGTCAACATGAAAGGCAAGTGGAAAAAGATTGGAATGTCACTTGTCTTCGTTTGTGA